A region from the Bacillus sp. Marseille-P3661 genome encodes:
- a CDS encoding DUF3886 domain-containing protein produces the protein MAKKKPQNNRNNKKQSKQEDKISVLDHLDQNVFAKLKEKQKELKSEELRIQEEEEQRKREERRLREKNKSFEELLSESELDWKKFK, from the coding sequence ATGGCAAAAAAGAAACCGCAAAATAATAGAAACAATAAGAAACAATCAAAACAAGAAGACAAAATAAGTGTTCTTGATCATTTAGATCAAAATGTGTTTGCAAAATTAAAAGAAAAGCAAAAGGAATTAAAATCTGAAGAACTAAGAATCCAAGAGGAAGAGGAACAACGAAAGCGAGAAGAACGCAGACTTCGTGAGAAAAATAAGTCGTTTGAAGAACTTTTAAGTGAAAGTGAATTAGATTGGAAAAAATTCAAGTAG
- the fur gene encoding ferric iron uptake transcriptional regulator has protein sequence MEKRIERIKKQLHSQSYKLTPQREATVRVLLEHEEDHLSAEDVYLLVKEKSPEIGLATVYRTLELLTELKIVDKINFGDGVSRYDLRKEGAAHFHHHLVCMECGAVDEIQEDLLGEVEKIVERDWDFKIRDHRLTFHGICRRCSHKDQETNDKA, from the coding sequence ATGGAGAAACGAATAGAAAGAATAAAGAAACAGCTACATTCTCAGAGCTATAAATTAACACCACAACGAGAAGCTACAGTTCGAGTACTCTTAGAACATGAAGAGGATCATCTAAGTGCTGAAGATGTTTATCTCCTTGTAAAAGAAAAGTCTCCTGAAATAGGGCTTGCAACAGTTTACCGCACGTTAGAATTGTTAACAGAATTGAAAATTGTTGATAAAATAAATTTTGGCGATGGAGTTTCGCGTTATGATTTACGGAAGGAAGGAGCTGCACATTTTCATCACCATTTAGTTTGTATGGAGTGTGGAGCAGTTGATGAAATTCAGGAAGACTTACTTGGTGAAGTAGAAAAGATTGTTGAAAGAGATTGGGATTTTAAGATAAGAGATCATCGCTTAACATTCCATGGTATTTGCCGTCGTTGTTCCCATAAAGATCAGGAAACAAATGATAAAGCATAA
- a CDS encoding methyl-accepting chemotaxis protein produces MDHFKGKVNKINEFSSESAHVIDVINGLTDQINLLSLNAGIEAARAGEYGKGFAVVAKQIKSLAVKSKQSTNEIKTIITDTVKTIYEGNNELEDFSNTITKLNGELLAMPIKLKKMDGQVQNVYEIMNSFSSQLQTVNKETSNMINRKYIQKDNFREMCQKVGTIHNQMEINSETMDKIVVSVKEMKQQSSALQKAVSQFKTTNAV; encoded by the coding sequence ATGGATCATTTTAAAGGAAAAGTTAATAAAATTAACGAGTTTTCAAGTGAAAGTGCTCATGTAATTGATGTTATAAACGGTCTTACCGATCAAATTAATTTATTATCTTTAAATGCAGGTATTGAGGCTGCTCGTGCAGGAGAATATGGGAAAGGCTTTGCAGTAGTCGCCAAACAAATTAAAAGCTTAGCTGTTAAATCCAAGCAATCTACAAATGAGATTAAAACAATCATCACTGATACAGTTAAAACTATTTATGAAGGTAATAATGAGCTAGAAGACTTCTCTAATACAATTACAAAACTGAATGGCGAATTATTAGCTATGCCAATAAAGCTAAAAAAAATGGATGGACAAGTCCAAAATGTATATGAAATTATGAATAGTTTTAGTAGTCAGCTGCAAACAGTCAATAAAGAAACCTCCAATATGATCAATAGGAAGTATATTCAGAAAGATAATTTTAGGGAAATGTGTCAAAAAGTTGGAACAATTCATAATCAAATGGAAATAAACAGTGAGACTATGGATAAGATTGTTGTTAGCGTGAAAGAAATGAAACAACAAAGTTCTGCTCTCCAAAAGGCTGTTAGTCAATTTAAAACGACAAATGCTGTCTGA
- the mciZ gene encoding Z-ring formation inhibitor MciZ, protein MLKVYVQENGLKMVGKAKDIIAKLREYNNQHETVHEFLSYNNQKTTKKSPCALTHDMNSFTIIMSKQKVPKLTNYYLLFPSNNKRM, encoded by the coding sequence ATGTTAAAAGTATATGTTCAGGAAAATGGATTGAAGATGGTTGGTAAAGCTAAAGATATAATCGCAAAGCTACGAGAGTATAACAATCAACATGAGACGGTTCACGAATTCCTTTCGTATAATAATCAAAAGACAACTAAGAAATCTCCTTGCGCACTAACACATGATATGAATTCCTTTACGATTATTATGTCAAAACAAAAAGTACCAAAACTCACCAATTATTATTTACTATTTCCATCAAACAATAAACGTATGTAA
- a CDS encoding acetyl-CoA C-acetyltransferase → MKLKEAVIVSAVRTGIGSFGGSLKSISAPQLGAIVIAEAIKRADIQAGQVDEVIMGNVLQAGLGQNPARQAALLANLPQEVPAMTINKVCGSGLKAVHLAAQAIMVGGADVIVAGGMENMSQAPYLLKNARDGFRMGDQKVVDSMINDGLWCATNNYHMGMTAENLCEKYGITREEQDAFAAQSQERAAAAISAGKFKDEIVPVEIPQRKGDPIVFDTDEYVKAGTTVDTLANLRPAFKKDGTVTAGNASGINDGAAAFVVMSREKAESLGLKPLVFIRGNANAGVDPSIMGIGPVQAVKNALEKTGLSLDEINLIEANEAFAAQSLAVDRELNFNKEILNVNGGAIALGHPIGASGARILVSLIHELKRRGDRYGLATLCIGGGQGVATIIENEE, encoded by the coding sequence ATGAAATTAAAAGAGGCTGTAATTGTAAGTGCTGTTAGAACTGGAATTGGAAGTTTTGGAGGTAGTTTGAAAAGTATTTCAGCACCTCAACTCGGAGCAATTGTTATTGCTGAGGCAATAAAACGTGCGGATATACAAGCGGGTCAAGTTGATGAAGTTATTATGGGGAATGTGCTACAAGCGGGGTTAGGACAAAACCCAGCAAGACAAGCAGCGTTGCTAGCAAATTTACCGCAGGAAGTTCCTGCAATGACTATTAACAAAGTATGTGGTTCAGGTTTGAAAGCTGTCCATTTGGCGGCACAGGCCATTATGGTTGGGGGTGCAGATGTAATTGTAGCTGGTGGTATGGAAAATATGAGTCAAGCGCCATACTTATTAAAGAACGCTCGTGACGGATTCCGCATGGGAGATCAGAAGGTTGTTGATAGCATGATCAATGACGGCTTATGGTGTGCAACTAATAATTACCATATGGGAATGACAGCTGAAAATCTTTGTGAAAAATATGGTATTACGCGTGAAGAACAAGATGCATTTGCTGCACAAAGTCAAGAAAGAGCAGCGGCTGCAATTAGTGCAGGCAAATTTAAAGATGAAATTGTGCCAGTAGAAATTCCGCAACGTAAAGGTGATCCGATCGTATTCGATACAGATGAATATGTAAAAGCAGGTACTACGGTTGATACGCTTGCTAATTTACGTCCAGCCTTTAAAAAAGATGGAACTGTAACAGCAGGAAATGCATCAGGAATTAATGACGGTGCTGCAGCTTTTGTAGTAATGAGTCGTGAGAAAGCAGAGAGTTTAGGACTTAAGCCTCTAGTTTTTATTCGCGGAAATGCAAATGCTGGGGTTGATCCAAGTATTATGGGGATTGGTCCTGTTCAAGCAGTTAAAAATGCTCTAGAAAAAACAGGTCTGTCGTTAGATGAAATTAATTTAATTGAAGCAAATGAAGCGTTTGCTGCTCAATCACTTGCGGTGGATCGTGAACTTAATTTTAATAAAGAAATTTTAAATGTAAATGGCGGTGCGATTGCATTAGGACATCCAATTGGAGCAAGTGGTGCGAGAATTTTGGTATCACTTATTCATGAATTAAAGCGAAGAGGTGACCGTTACGGGCTTGCGACATTATGTATTGGCGGCGGCCAAGGCGTAGCAACAATTATTGAAAACGAAGAGTAA
- a CDS encoding endonuclease Q family protein: MNNYYVDLHIHIGRTKSGRPVKITGSKSLTLENILYEASFIKGMDMVGVIDCHVPEVLQELMELIDSGKVQVESGGGLRFSNVTLILGSEIEINDQQCNGPLHVLAYMPTVEKMQHFSDWLSKRMKNITLSTQRLYETGMNLQKKVKECSGLFIPAHVFTPHKSLYGSGVQQSLTEVFDPSNIDGIELGLSSNTEMADQITELHSYTFVSNSDAHSLGKIAREYQIMKMEHPSFDELKSVLHQKGDRRIVANYGLDPRLGKYHRTTCEKCFTRMDNEENCPHCGHHRVVKGVYERLQEIKAGNKQLEVSHKPERPPYVHQVPLDFIPKLGPKTLEKLRDHFGTDMNIIHNVPEQQLKQIVPSIVADMILLARAGRISMTSGGGGRYGKVVINSDPENK; the protein is encoded by the coding sequence ATGAACAATTATTACGTAGACCTACACATTCACATTGGACGAACGAAATCAGGTCGCCCTGTTAAAATTACAGGATCGAAATCGTTGACTTTGGAAAATATACTGTATGAAGCATCTTTTATTAAAGGTATGGATATGGTGGGAGTTATCGACTGTCATGTTCCTGAAGTTTTGCAGGAGCTCATGGAGTTAATAGATTCGGGGAAGGTGCAGGTTGAATCTGGTGGTGGCTTGCGCTTTTCAAATGTTACTCTCATCTTAGGTTCGGAAATTGAAATAAATGACCAACAATGTAATGGCCCGTTACATGTGTTAGCTTACATGCCAACCGTTGAAAAAATGCAACATTTTAGTGATTGGTTATCAAAACGTATGAAAAATATAACGTTAAGTACACAGCGTTTATATGAAACCGGAATGAATCTACAAAAAAAAGTAAAAGAGTGTTCAGGGTTGTTTATACCTGCGCATGTATTTACTCCACATAAAAGTTTATATGGTAGTGGAGTGCAGCAGTCATTAACAGAGGTGTTTGATCCTTCAAATATAGATGGAATAGAGTTGGGGCTTAGTTCAAATACCGAAATGGCTGATCAAATAACAGAATTGCATTCATATACTTTTGTATCTAATTCCGATGCGCATTCACTTGGAAAAATAGCAAGGGAATATCAAATTATGAAGATGGAACATCCGTCATTTGACGAGTTGAAGTCAGTTCTCCATCAAAAAGGTGATCGGAGAATTGTTGCAAATTATGGGCTAGATCCGCGCTTAGGAAAATATCATCGAACAACATGCGAAAAATGCTTTACACGAATGGACAACGAAGAAAACTGTCCTCATTGTGGGCATCATCGAGTTGTAAAAGGGGTATATGAAAGGTTACAGGAAATAAAAGCCGGCAACAAGCAGCTTGAGGTTTCTCATAAGCCTGAACGCCCACCTTATGTACATCAAGTACCATTAGACTTTATTCCGAAACTAGGTCCAAAAACATTAGAAAAGTTACGAGACCATTTCGGTACAGATATGAATATTATCCATAACGTTCCAGAGCAGCAGTTAAAACAAATTGTCCCAAGCATTGTTGCAGATATGATTTTATTAGCAAGAGCAGGAAGAATATCAATGACATCGGGTGGGGGTGGACGTTACGGTAAAGTAGTGATTAATTCAGATCCCGAAAATAAATAG
- the fabG gene encoding 3-oxoacyl-ACP reductase FabG: MRLTDKVAIVTGGANGLGKQTVLRFSEEGAKVVIADFDETKAQQVLHEVKELDGEAIFLKVDVTDPDSVEKMVQATLQSFMKIDILINNAGITNDAMLSKLTADAWKKVLDVNLSGVFHCTQAVIPTMLQQGYGKIINTSSVSGVYGNIGQTNYAATKAGVIGLTKTWAKELGFKGIRVNAVAPGFIETDMTKTIPAKIIERLKEQVPLRRLGKPIDVANAYLYLASDESDYVNGIVLHVDGGIVM; this comes from the coding sequence GTGAGATTGACAGATAAAGTTGCGATTGTTACTGGTGGAGCAAATGGTTTAGGTAAACAAACCGTTTTAAGATTTTCCGAAGAAGGTGCGAAGGTAGTAATCGCAGACTTTGATGAGACAAAGGCTCAACAAGTTTTACATGAAGTAAAAGAACTTGATGGCGAAGCGATATTTTTGAAAGTAGATGTAACCGATCCAGATAGCGTTGAAAAAATGGTTCAGGCTACGCTTCAATCGTTTATGAAAATTGATATATTGATTAACAATGCCGGAATAACAAATGATGCAATGTTATCTAAATTAACTGCTGATGCTTGGAAAAAAGTATTAGATGTTAATTTATCTGGTGTTTTTCACTGTACCCAAGCAGTTATTCCAACAATGCTTCAACAGGGTTATGGAAAAATTATTAATACATCTTCTGTTAGCGGTGTATATGGTAATATTGGTCAAACAAACTATGCAGCTACAAAAGCCGGGGTTATTGGATTAACTAAAACGTGGGCTAAAGAATTAGGTTTTAAAGGGATTAGGGTAAATGCAGTTGCGCCGGGATTTATTGAAACAGATATGACAAAGACAATTCCCGCAAAAATAATCGAAAGATTGAAAGAGCAAGTGCCGCTAAGACGATTAGGAAAACCAATTGATGTTGCGAATGCATATTTATATTTAGCATCGGACGAATCAGATTATGTTAACGGCATTGTCCTGCATGTTGACGGTGGAATCGTTATGTAA
- a CDS encoding M14 family metallopeptidase has product MEITVRQGDSYWYYSQLFRIPLRLIIDSNPNVQPNQLYIGQRIKIPGFVTTNYQIRSGDTLWQIAVNRGLALDALFLVNPNLNPQRLQIGQVIRVPLRITWRLVNGNQNYDYTLMMDDLARLKNVYPFLRIPGIGNSVLSRTIPEVNIGNGNKKVHYNASFHANEWITTPVVMTFINDYLLALTNQTSIRGLYMAPYYDQVSLSIVPMVNPDGVELVLNGPPQQEPWRSRVVEINNGSRDFSGWKANIRGVDLNNQYPAKWEIEKERKEQQPAPRDYPGESPLSEPESIAMADLTRRKNFHRVLAFHTQGEVIYWGFENLEPPEARTIVEEFARVSGYRAVQTVDSYAGYKDWFIQEWRRPGYTVELGTGVNPLPISQFGEIYEETLGIFLAGLYM; this is encoded by the coding sequence ATGGAAATAACCGTCAGACAGGGGGACTCATATTGGTATTATAGTCAACTGTTCCGAATCCCCCTTCGCTTAATTATAGATTCAAATCCAAATGTTCAACCGAACCAGTTATATATAGGTCAACGAATTAAAATACCAGGGTTTGTTACTACAAATTATCAAATAAGATCCGGTGATACGCTATGGCAGATCGCCGTTAATCGTGGTTTAGCGCTTGACGCGTTGTTTTTGGTTAACCCAAATCTAAATCCACAGCGGCTTCAGATCGGTCAAGTAATTAGAGTTCCATTAAGGATAACGTGGAGACTTGTAAACGGTAATCAGAATTACGATTATACATTGATGATGGATGATTTAGCTCGATTGAAAAATGTGTATCCGTTTTTGAGAATACCTGGGATCGGAAATAGCGTTTTGTCACGCACTATTCCAGAAGTTAACATAGGTAATGGAAATAAGAAAGTGCATTATAATGCTTCTTTTCATGCGAATGAATGGATTACAACCCCCGTTGTCATGACATTTATCAACGATTACTTATTAGCCCTCACAAACCAAACGTCTATTCGTGGTTTGTATATGGCGCCATATTATGATCAGGTTTCTTTATCAATTGTTCCGATGGTAAATCCGGATGGTGTTGAGCTAGTACTAAATGGGCCGCCACAACAAGAACCTTGGAGAAGTCGAGTTGTTGAAATTAATAATGGCAGTAGAGACTTTTCTGGATGGAAGGCAAATATTCGCGGCGTTGATTTGAATAACCAATATCCTGCGAAGTGGGAGATTGAGAAAGAACGGAAAGAACAACAACCAGCTCCACGGGATTATCCTGGAGAAAGCCCATTATCCGAACCAGAATCAATTGCGATGGCTGATTTAACAAGAAGAAAGAATTTTCATCGTGTATTAGCGTTCCACACTCAAGGTGAGGTGATCTATTGGGGATTTGAAAATCTTGAGCCGCCTGAGGCACGAACGATCGTTGAGGAATTTGCACGAGTTAGTGGCTACCGAGCAGTACAAACTGTAGATAGCTATGCCGGTTATAAAGACTGGTTTATCCAGGAATGGAGAAGGCCAGGTTATACTGTAGAATTAGGCACCGGAGTTAACCCACTACCAATTTCCCAATTCGGAGAAATCTATGAAGAAACGTTAGGAATATTCTTAGCCGGATTATATATGTAA
- a CDS encoding aldo/keto reductase, producing MKKNRLGSSDLYVSEIGLGCMSLSSNVTKGISIIHEALKRGVNFLDTADLYDYGLNEEIVGKAIKDRRNDVIIATKVGNRWNEDKNGWYWDPSREYIKAAVKESLRRLHTDYIDLYQLHGGTIEDSIDETIAAFEELKKEGLIRYYGISSIRPNVIKEFIKKSNAVSVMMQYSLLDRRPEEFFTLLKENNISVIARGPLAKGLLTEQLAEKTTDKIIQKGYLDYTYDEIVDINKKIRELTHPPQTITSMGLQYPLYNSTVATIIPGASRLEQLTENINAVTLNELSEHQYKTLQSITKNTRYTQHR from the coding sequence ATGAAAAAAAATCGGTTAGGTTCGTCCGATTTATACGTTAGCGAAATAGGGCTCGGTTGTATGTCACTTAGTTCAAACGTTACAAAGGGCATTTCAATTATCCATGAGGCTCTGAAAAGGGGAGTAAATTTTTTAGATACGGCTGATCTCTATGACTACGGTCTAAATGAAGAAATAGTTGGTAAAGCCATTAAAGATCGTCGCAATGATGTAATTATTGCAACGAAGGTCGGCAATAGATGGAATGAAGATAAAAATGGCTGGTACTGGGATCCTTCTAGAGAGTATATAAAAGCAGCGGTTAAGGAAAGTCTTCGTCGTCTACATACAGATTATATTGACTTGTACCAATTGCATGGTGGAACAATTGAAGATTCAATTGATGAAACGATTGCAGCATTTGAAGAACTAAAAAAAGAGGGACTTATCCGCTACTATGGAATTTCATCGATTAGGCCCAATGTAATTAAAGAATTCATAAAAAAGTCTAATGCGGTGAGCGTCATGATGCAGTATAGTTTGCTGGACCGACGCCCTGAAGAATTTTTCACCCTACTAAAAGAAAATAACATTAGCGTTATTGCACGTGGACCTTTGGCAAAAGGCTTACTAACTGAACAGTTAGCTGAAAAGACAACGGATAAGATTATTCAAAAGGGATATCTTGATTATACTTACGATGAAATTGTAGATATTAATAAAAAAATTAGAGAACTAACTCACCCTCCCCAAACGATTACTAGTATGGGACTACAGTACCCTTTATACAATTCTACTGTAGCAACCATTATCCCTGGTGCAAGTCGTTTGGAACAATTAACTGAAAATATTAACGCTGTTACGCTGAACGAGCTATCAGAGCATCAATACAAGACTCTTCAGAGCATCACTAAAAACACAAGGTATACTCAACATCGATAA
- the spoIIM gene encoding stage II sporulation protein M — MNRQIKSSVIIHLRENSSIYLFTTVLFLIGVIFGAIIVNSLNFLQKEDLYYYLSRFFGQVSNGEFANSALMFKQSFMHYAKYVGLMWILGLSIIGLPIILILLFLKGVVVGFTVGFLVNQIGWYGFLLSFVSVMPQNIILVPAFIFLGAAAITFSLKMIRQQFVKKVNDPIFPHFVRYSLLMSGILLIIGLASMFEAYVSPTLMKSVVEMIYN, encoded by the coding sequence ATGAATCGTCAAATAAAATCTTCTGTCATTATTCATCTACGGGAGAATTCTTCTATTTATTTATTTACTACAGTACTATTTTTAATTGGGGTTATTTTTGGTGCAATTATCGTTAACAGCCTTAACTTTTTACAAAAAGAAGACCTATATTACTACTTAAGTCGTTTTTTTGGACAAGTGTCAAATGGCGAGTTTGCAAATTCAGCTCTCATGTTTAAACAAAGCTTTATGCACTATGCAAAATATGTCGGGCTTATGTGGATTTTAGGATTATCAATTATTGGCTTACCTATTATATTGATATTGTTGTTCTTAAAAGGGGTTGTTGTTGGATTTACAGTTGGATTTTTAGTAAATCAAATTGGGTGGTATGGTTTCCTATTATCCTTTGTATCGGTAATGCCACAAAATATTATCTTAGTCCCTGCTTTTATATTTCTAGGAGCAGCAGCGATAACATTCTCATTGAAGATGATTCGGCAACAATTTGTGAAAAAGGTAAATGATCCGATTTTCCCGCATTTCGTACGATATTCTTTATTAATGTCTGGTATACTATTGATAATAGGCCTAGCGTCTATGTTTGAAGCATATGTTTCTCCTACTTTAATGAAAAGTGTGGTTGAGATGATATATAATTAG
- a CDS encoding Y-family DNA polymerase produces the protein MVSYTTVKSEKILCIDMKSFFASCAAVMNGLDPLTCYLAVVGDTDREGSIVLAASPKMKAEFGIKTGNRLFEIPNDPKIKIVNATMGAYLKISAEITKLFYRFVPKECIHTYSIDESFLRVDGTERLWGDATKVAQMIKEAIYKDFSLTCAIGIGPNMLLAKLCLDLEAKQTGIAEWTYEDVPEKLWSVKPLSKMWGIGSRLERTLNRMGIMNVGQLANYSLETLEKKLGVMGNQLYYHAHGIDFSQVGAPILKGQISYERGQILLRDYDDPKEVKHVILEMCEEVARRARSAKKCGRTVSLGIGYSKEEGGGGFYRSKTMDSPSNITMDLYRTCLTLFDTYFANQTVRRISVSLSNICDDEMVQLSLFENNKIKERELGYVVDAIRKKHGSDAILRAVSYTKAGTARQRSKLVGGHKA, from the coding sequence ATGGTTTCTTATACAACAGTAAAAAGTGAGAAGATATTATGCATCGACATGAAAAGCTTTTTTGCAAGTTGTGCTGCAGTGATGAATGGTTTAGATCCGCTTACTTGCTATTTAGCTGTTGTAGGGGACACTGATCGAGAAGGAAGCATTGTATTGGCAGCATCACCGAAAATGAAAGCTGAATTCGGAATTAAAACAGGAAATCGTTTATTTGAAATCCCTAATGATCCCAAAATTAAAATTGTAAACGCAACGATGGGCGCTTATTTGAAGATTTCGGCCGAAATCACGAAATTATTTTACCGATTTGTTCCAAAGGAATGTATTCATACGTATAGTATTGATGAAAGTTTTTTGCGAGTAGATGGAACAGAACGCTTGTGGGGGGATGCCACTAAAGTTGCGCAAATGATAAAAGAAGCAATTTATAAGGACTTTAGTTTAACATGTGCAATTGGAATTGGTCCAAATATGTTGCTTGCAAAGCTTTGCTTAGACCTAGAAGCGAAGCAAACTGGAATTGCAGAATGGACGTATGAAGATGTACCTGAAAAATTATGGAGTGTTAAACCGCTTAGTAAAATGTGGGGAATTGGCTCACGCTTAGAACGAACATTAAATCGAATGGGGATTATGAATGTAGGACAATTAGCAAACTATTCATTAGAAACACTTGAGAAAAAATTGGGGGTTATGGGGAATCAATTGTATTACCATGCCCACGGTATTGACTTTTCACAAGTAGGAGCTCCTATTTTAAAAGGGCAAATTAGCTATGAACGTGGGCAAATTTTACTGCGGGATTATGATGATCCTAAAGAAGTTAAGCATGTCATTTTAGAAATGTGTGAAGAGGTTGCCAGAAGGGCTCGAAGTGCTAAAAAATGCGGTCGAACTGTGAGTTTAGGCATCGGATATAGTAAGGAAGAAGGTGGAGGCGGATTTTACCGTTCTAAAACAATGGATTCGCCATCTAATATTACAATGGACTTGTATCGAACATGTTTAACACTATTTGATACGTATTTCGCTAATCAAACCGTTAGAAGGATTTCAGTTTCACTATCTAATATATGTGACGACGAAATGGTTCAGCTTAGCTTATTTGAAAATAACAAAATAAAGGAACGGGAATTGGGCTATGTGGTTGATGCGATTCGTAAGAAACATGGCTCAGATGCTATTCTTCGTGCTGTATCGTATACAAAAGCCGGAACAGCAAGGCAGCGCAGTAAGCTTGTTGGTGGACACAAAGCTTAA
- a CDS encoding NUDIX hydrolase → MDHLKENTISSKSIYKGRVIDIYLEEVELPNGSTSTREIVKHPGAVAIIALTSEGKLVLVRQFRKPLEQVIYEIPAGKLEPGEEPNECAKRELEEETGYTSESIKAIQSFYTSPGFADELVHIFYTDQLKKLDNSRGLDDDEFLDLIEVSIEEAVKLIEDKKIYDAKTVYAVQYLQLKKCQGIL, encoded by the coding sequence ATGGATCATTTAAAAGAAAATACTATATCATCGAAATCGATCTATAAAGGTAGAGTTATCGATATTTATTTAGAGGAAGTAGAATTACCAAATGGAAGTACAAGTACTAGAGAAATTGTTAAACATCCTGGAGCAGTAGCGATTATAGCCCTTACTTCTGAAGGGAAACTAGTTCTAGTACGTCAATTTAGAAAACCGCTAGAACAGGTCATATATGAAATTCCTGCTGGAAAACTAGAGCCGGGTGAAGAACCAAATGAATGTGCAAAAAGGGAACTTGAAGAAGAAACAGGATATACATCGGAATCTATTAAAGCAATTCAATCCTTTTATACCTCACCCGGATTTGCTGATGAATTAGTACATATATTTTATACCGACCAACTAAAAAAGCTTGATAACTCTAGAGGTTTGGATGATGATGAGTTTTTAGATTTAATAGAAGTGTCAATTGAAGAGGCAGTGAAATTAATTGAAGATAAAAAAATATATGATGCAAAAACAGTTTATGCAGTCCAATATCTTCAATTAAAAAAATGTCAGGGGATATTATGA
- a CDS encoding SDR family NAD(P)-dependent oxidoreductase: MGKRDIAGKTVVITGASSGIGEKIALKIADRGARPILLARSEAKLNNICKEVNDKANLNCIYFQLDVSKYEDVKMVFKQIYNEVGHIDILLNNAGFGVFESFSEASFDDIERMFAVNVLGLIACTKEVLPAMLQQNRGHIINIASQAGKLATPKSSGYSATKHAVLGFTNSLRLELVNTNISVSAVNPGPIETNFFNIADKSGNYVKSVKQFMLSSDYVADQVIKLMETPKRELNLPRWMHAGTIIHNLFPRFTEKIAGKWLNQK; the protein is encoded by the coding sequence ATGGGAAAACGGGATATTGCTGGAAAAACAGTTGTTATTACAGGGGCTTCTTCTGGAATTGGAGAAAAAATTGCATTAAAGATTGCTGATCGTGGAGCGCGACCTATCCTGCTTGCCCGTTCAGAAGCAAAACTTAACAACATTTGTAAGGAAGTTAATGATAAAGCTAATTTGAATTGTATTTATTTTCAACTTGATGTTAGTAAGTATGAAGATGTTAAGATGGTGTTTAAGCAAATCTATAACGAAGTAGGTCACATTGATATTCTTCTTAATAATGCTGGCTTTGGTGTTTTTGAGTCATTTTCTGAAGCAAGCTTTGACGATATTGAAAGGATGTTTGCGGTTAATGTTCTTGGTTTGATTGCATGTACTAAAGAAGTACTTCCAGCGATGCTTCAACAAAATAGAGGTCATATTATCAATATAGCATCTCAAGCCGGTAAGCTTGCTACACCTAAATCAAGCGGTTATTCTGCAACAAAACACGCTGTCTTAGGCTTTACTAATAGTCTTCGGTTAGAACTTGTAAATACAAATATATCAGTTTCAGCGGTTAATCCCGGACCAATTGAAACCAATTTTTTTAACATTGCTGATAAATCTGGAAATTACGTCAAAAGTGTTAAACAATTTATGTTATCGTCGGATTATGTTGCAGATCAAGTTATTAAACTTATGGAAACTCCTAAAAGGGAATTAAATCTTCCTAGATGGATGCATGCAGGAACAATTATACACAATCTTTTTCCGAGGTTCACTGAGAAAATTGCGGGAAAATGGCTAAACCAAAAATGA